GTAGTGATATTGGTTTTCTTCCACCGGTTAGCATTTTGGATATCCAGGGTAGTATCTCCTCCTATACTTCCATTAGCGGACGCAATCTTTCCATCCGCAGGCCCCAATGCAGGAAAGCCTTTTGGAGCTTCCAGAGAAGCGGGTTCATTAATTACAGAGCCATAGATTCCAAATGCGGCAGAATAACCCAATGCAGCCTTATCCAGGCTTCCCTGATATCCTCGTGAGGCAGGGCTCATTACATATCCATGTGCGGATACATGGATTAAAGAAGGTACCAGTATGGCCAGCATCAGCAATACCGGAAAAAAAATTTTACGTGTCATCATATTTTAATATTTTGGTGTTGATTGGGCTGAATTGATTGTAAGCAAAACGGAACTTACATCATCAATAATTCAAAAAATACAAGCGATATTAACCTGCAGCGTTTAAAACAGTTCAATTATAATATGTATAATAAAAAGCCAAACTATATAAAACAATATCATGAATATTAATAATTACATTAAAATTGTAAAATCCATATTGCGTTATATTTAAATATAAAATTAGGGTATTTTATATTACAAAAATATATAAATCCCATGATACTTATCACTAATAGTTGAAATATTTTCAATTAAAATTATACATGAATAAATGAAAGAACAAAAAAAAGAGGAGTTTACAAATCCTATTATAATATTCCAGCCGATTCTAAATAAAAAGCAAAGGCCATGAAATATTCACAGCCTTTTTCTATTTTCTACTCAACAGCTCTCATACTTATTATCAAGCTACAGGAGTATAGTTTATTTTCCCAGTACAAATACTGCAGGAATTTTATGCAGTTCCGGCTTTTGTTTTTGCCAGTCTTTTATTGATTTTGTTTTAATGAACTCATGCTCCGGATCGTTGATATTGGCAGCAATACAAAGCTTAGTATTCGGTGATAAAAATTTACACAGATCTTCAAAAAGCTGATTATTTCTGTACGGTGTTTCCATGAAAATCTGTGAATATCCGGTTTTCTGAACAAGCCCTTCAAGGTTCATGATCTGCTTCTTTTTCTCTCCTTTATCAATTGGAAGATAACCATGAAAAGTAAATTCCTGCCCGTTGAATCCACTGGAAATTAAAGCCAGAATAATGGATGAAGGCCCTGAAATTGGGATCACTCTGATGTTTTTCTCATGACACCATTTTACAATCAGGTTTCCGGGATCTGCAATACAAGGCAATCCGGCTTCCGACAACAATCCGAAGTCCTGCCCTTTCATCATCAGTTCCTGAGCTTCCTTGATATCTGCATTTTCAGTGTATTTATCCAATAAGAATAACTTCAGATCGGCCTGTTTTTTTTCAGGAGCAAAAAATTTCACAACCTTTCGCGCTGTTTTCTCGTTTTCCACGAAAAAATAATCTGTTTGCATGATATAATCTTTCAAAACAGGTGAAAAGTGGCTGATAGAAGTATTTTCAGATAAATAAGCAGGGAGTAAAAAAAGCATTGTATTATTTTTTAGTTCTTTCGTTAAGTGTAGGTTGAGGGAAGTATTTTGTAAGGTCCATGGAAAAAGTAACAGAAGTAATTTTCCAGGTTCCGTTGATCTTCATAAGTGTCCAGATTTCTTTTCCCCAGTTTTCCATTTTGCCATCGTACCAAAAGCTATAATCGAAATTGGCAGAAGCAACAGCTCCATCTTCCACTATCTTAATATTGTCAAATTTTTCTTCAGATTTATCATCTTTAAAACTTTTGATAAAAGCTTTATAATCATCTGCAAAATAGTAATCAGCCTTAGGATTTTTCTCCAGACGCTTAGCCTGTGTTCTGTCTTTATATATCCCGGTCCAAAGGACAGGTTCCTGAAATAAAGAAAGATATCTGGCTTCGTCTCTGGATTTAATACACCCCATAAAGTCATCCATAACTTTACGGATTTCTGTTTCATCTTTGGTTTGAGCGAAAGACAAACCACAGCTAAAAACAAGCAGTAACAGCAGTTTTTTCATGATTATTATTTTGATATTTGGTTTCTGATTGCGGTGCATCCTTTATCCAAAAGCTGGAATACCATTTCAAAATCTTTCATATCTCCCCAATAAGGATCCGGAACCTCAGCATTTTTGTGGTCTCCCAATACTTCTAAAAACAAAGATACTTTCTGTCGTTCTTCTTCATTTTTAGTTTTAGAAACTACATCTCCCAATACATCAATATCCATACAGTAGATCTTATCGAAGGTTTCAAAATCTATTCTGGTAATAGGTCTTGATCTTTGTTTTGATATATCAATATCGTGATGAGCAGCAGTTTTAATGGCTCTTTTGTCAGGGTGCTCTCCTTCGTGCATCGAAATGGTTCCGGCTGAATCTACCGTACAATTATCCGGCAGTTTTGCTTTCATAATTCCTTCTGCCAATGGGCTTCTGCATATATTTCCTAGACAAACCATTAATATTTTCATATGCTGTTTATTTAAAAAGAGTCTTTTATCACGACAAAACTAAATAAAAAATGAAGAATAAAACTATCCTTCATTTTAATTTATTTAAGCTCAATGCTATTTATTGTTTGATTCTTTCCGTAAGATCTTTTACGTACTTCTTGATTTCTTTATCAATTTTAGAAACATCTTTGATAGTATCACAAGCATACATTACTGTAGAGTGATCTTTTCCTCCCATTTCCTCACCGATTTTGGTAAATGTAGAATTGGTGAATTCTTTCGAGAAGTACATCGCAAGCTGTCTTGGCAAAGCAATCTCTCTTTTTCTTGTTT
The sequence above is a segment of the Chryseobacterium culicis genome. Coding sequences within it:
- a CDS encoding SAM-dependent methyltransferase: MLFLLPAYLSENTSISHFSPVLKDYIMQTDYFFVENEKTARKVVKFFAPEKKQADLKLFLLDKYTENADIKEAQELMMKGQDFGLLSEAGLPCIADPGNLIVKWCHEKNIRVIPISGPSSIILALISSGFNGQEFTFHGYLPIDKGEKKKQIMNLEGLVQKTGYSQIFMETPYRNNQLFEDLCKFLSPNTKLCIAANINDPEHEFIKTKSIKDWQKQKPELHKIPAVFVLGK
- a CDS encoding nuclear transport factor 2 family protein — translated: MKKLLLLLVFSCGLSFAQTKDETEIRKVMDDFMGCIKSRDEARYLSLFQEPVLWTGIYKDRTQAKRLEKNPKADYYFADDYKAFIKSFKDDKSEEKFDNIKIVEDGAVASANFDYSFWYDGKMENWGKEIWTLMKINGTWKITSVTFSMDLTKYFPQPTLNERTKK
- a CDS encoding low molecular weight protein-tyrosine-phosphatase produces the protein MKILMVCLGNICRSPLAEGIMKAKLPDNCTVDSAGTISMHEGEHPDKRAIKTAAHHDIDISKQRSRPITRIDFETFDKIYCMDIDVLGDVVSKTKNEEERQKVSLFLEVLGDHKNAEVPDPYWGDMKDFEMVFQLLDKGCTAIRNQISK